In a single window of the Pelodiscus sinensis isolate JC-2024 chromosome 18, ASM4963464v1, whole genome shotgun sequence genome:
- the TTI1 gene encoding TELO2-interacting protein 1 homolog: protein MAVFDTPQEAFGLLRPACIQLTKVQTSENVEQLQARLQSVSDSALQELQEYVLFPLRFTLKTPGPKRESLVQSVVQCISSILSATCVKKQDLLQELFSELCTCLSPSGVQQPAPLSEELKLSVIQALHVLMHSAYGDILLTLYQPSTLPHLGFAVSLLLALAEREKAKPIKLAALKCLQVLILQCDCQEEPHRHLDPEEIRHCGNLFASFLPGLSMALSRVITGDLKQGHMVPVSAIRLFRHIVSMVMADDQLATISRDKEKPSVEQSSLSELVVHRGPEWVKSTAGKVSLLIHRIVEFACLHPHWKVRLELMELVHHLLLKCSQSLEESLGHLLKALVGLVNDESQEVQCRCREVLRSIAGLRVVAENRALVDVLSENLHSLATALPRLMNSQDDQGKFSTLNLLLGYLKLLGPQVNVVLNSAAHLQRLSKALMQVLELDVTDVKIVEARRWGPDGSLGEPSGLLQEGKGQKKYFRFFIDERIFLLIQQVCRVLGYYGNLYLLVDHFMGLYSESVAYRKQAAMVLNELITGAAGRGVDVLHERETAVSMEDLKGSVTSVLEEYTDPANWYLLTSLDSEGASEELTHSGAHAIPGGAHGSPVISAPSLSSAPSPTIRSMNSNIWQICIQLEGVGCFAHALGKEFHLLLASALYPVLEKAGDGTLLVSQAAIGALGDVCQACGYGSVQRLINANSDYLVNGISLNLRRVAHQPHASRVLQAMLRHSDASLLPLVEDVIQDVLVTLDQFYDDRAFSFLGLLSTLMTALVQWFVVSSEEHPKEQTLEQLNSPSLRAAPQQGDGPGITPLGQEVEQFFLDYVRQKQIAEGTLPCEEDEEVPPAPPELEMGDAGAEGELPLPAHARIAKDVMERCCHLLSDKSLRVRLKVLDVLELCVTVLQGHETHLLPLAHRAWPALVPRLVNDDPRAVLRAFKVLCTLAEACGDFLRRRFSTDVLPKLASSLESQAPVSARAGPVYSHTLAFKLQLAVLQGLGALCETLDLGESDLTRAADACLLYLSARQPAPLQEAARSVFLHVMHVDPDAAWLFLNEACCPLPYEPPHPSLRPVKLGGAGRLRNEFTANVLGLLRELQRLEAATVQAGPQDEPCALSEALG from the exons ATGGCAGTGTTTGACACCCCGCAGGAAGCCTTCGGGCTCCTGCGCCCGGCTTGCATCCAGCTAACGAAGGTGCAGACTAGCGAGAACGTCGAGCAGCTGCAGGCTCGGCTGCAGTCGGTCAGTGATTCGGCCCTGCAGGAACTACAGGAATATGTCCTCTTCCCCTTGAGGTTCACCCTAAAGACCCCGGGCCCCAAACGGGAGAGTCTTGTCCAGAGCGTGGTGCAGTGCATCTCCTCCATCCTGTCGGCCACCTGCGTGAAGAAGCAGGACCTCCTTCAGGAGCTCTTCTCCGAGCTCTGCACGTGTCTATCTCCGTCCGGTGTGCAGCAGCCGGCCCCGCTGTCAGAGGAGCTAAAGCTGAGCGTCATCCAAGCACTCCATGTCCTGATGCATTCAGCTTATGGGGACATTCTCCTGACGCTGTATCAGCCTTCCACCCTTCCTCACTTGGGCTTTGCTGTGTCGCTGCTTTTGGCCTTGGCGGAACGAGAGAAAGCCAAGCCCATTAAGCTGGCGGCCTTAAAGTGTTTGCAGGTCCTAATTCTGCAGTGTGACTGCCAGGAGGAGCCTCATCGGCACCTAGACCCGGAGGAAATCAGACATTGTGGCAATCTCTTTGCCTCCTTTCTCCCTGGGCTCTCGATGGCCCTGTCCCGGGTTATTACTGGGGACCTCAAACAAGGCCACATGGTCCCTGTGTCTGCCATCAGGCTCTTCCGTCACATAGTCAGCATGGTAATGGCAGATGATCAACTAGCCACTATCTCAAGGGACAAAGAGAAGCCTTCGGTGGAACAGAGCAGCCTCTCTGAACTTGTGGTCCACAGAGGGCCGGAGTGGGTGAAAAGCACTGCGGGGAAAGTCTCTCTCCTCATCCACAGGATAGTTGAGTTTGCCTGCCTTCACCCTCACTGGAAGGTAAGGCTGGAACTGATGGAGCTGGTTCACCACCTCCTGCTGAAGTGCAGCCAGTCACTGGAGGAATCTCTTGGTCACCTGTTGAAAGCCTTGGTTGGGCTTGTTAACGATGAAAGCCAGGAGGTGCAATGCAGGTGTCGTGAGGTCCTCAGGAGCATCGCGGGGCTGAGGGTGGTAGCGGAGAACAGGGCTCTTGTGGACGTCCTGTCAGAGAACCTGCATTCCCTCGCCACAGCCCTGCCACGGCTGATGAACTCCCAGGATGATCAAGGCAAATTCTCGACCTTGAACTTATTACTTGGCTACCTGAAGCTGCTGGGCCCTCAGGTGAACGTGGTCCTCAACTCTGCAGCCCACCTCCAGCGTCTCTCCAAAGCCCTGATGCAAGTTCTGGAGCTGGATGTGACTGATGTGAAGATTGTGGAGGCGAGACGGTGGGGCCCTGATGGCTCTCTGGGGGAGCCCTCTGGGCTCTTGCAGGAGGGCAAAGGGCAGAAGAAGTACTTCCGGTTCTTCATCGATGAGCGGATTTTCTTGCTCATTCAACAGGTTTGCCGGGTCCTCGGCTACTACGGGAACCTCTACTTGCTGGTGGATCATTTCATGGGGCTGTACAGTGAATCTGTGGCGTACCGGAAGCAGGCTGCCATGGTCCTCAACGAGCTGATCACAGGAGCTGCTGGACGGGGGGTAGATGTTCTGCACGAAAGGGAAACTGCCGTGAGCATGGAAGATCTCAAAGGGTCTGTAACATCCGTCCTCGAAGAATATACTGACCCGGCCAACTGGTATCTGCTCACCAGCCTCGACAGCGAGGGAGCTAGCGAGGAGTTAACTCACTCAGGAGCTCATGCTATCCCCGGAGGGGCACACGGCAGCCCTGTGatttcagccccctccctttcttcagcccccagccccaccatccGCTCCATGAACAGCAACATCTGGCAAATCTGCATCCAGCTGGAGGGGGTAGGCTGCTTTGCCCATGCGCTGGGGAAAGAGTTCCACTTGCTCCTAGCATCAGCCCTCTACCCCGTGCTCGAGAAGGCCGGGGACGGCACACTGCTTGTCAGTCAGGCGGCGATAGGAGCCCTGGGGGACGTGTGCCAGGCCTGTGGCTACGGCTCCGTGCAGCGTCTGATCAACGCCAACTCGGACTATCTGGTCAATGGGATTTCCCTAAACCTGCGTCGGGTGGCCCATCAGCCGCACGCCTCACGGGTCCTGCAGGCCATGCTGAGGCATTCGGATGCCAGCTTGCTGCCGCTGGTGGAGGATGTGATCCAAGATGTCCTGGTTACCCTGGATCAGTTTTATGACGACCGAGCTTTCTCCTTCCTGGGGCTCCTGTCCACGTTAATGACAGCTTTAG TCCAATGGTTTGTGGTGAGCAGCGAGGAGCACCCCAAAGAGCAGACCCTGGAGCAGCTGAACAGCCCTTCCCTCCGAGCAGCCCCGCAGCAGGGGGACGGGCCTGGAATTACCCCGCTGGGGCAAGAGGTGGAACAGTTCTTCCTGGACTACGTCAGGCAGAAGCAGATTGCAGAGGGCACCCTGCCGTGCGAGGAGGACGAGG AGGTGCCACCCGCCCCACCGGAGCTGGAGATGGGCGACGCTGGGGCCGAGGGAGAGCTGCCGCTGCCCGCCCACGCCCGGATCGCAAAGGACGTGATGGAGCGCTGTTGCCATTTACTGTCTGACAAGAGTCTGCGTGTGCGGCTGAAG GTCCTGGACGTGCTGGAGCTCTGCGTCACCGTGCTGCAGGGCCATGAAACCCACCTGCTTCCCCTGGCCCATCGCGCCTGGCCGGCGCTCGTCCCCCGCCTGGTTAACGACGACCCGCGGGCCGTGCTCAGAGCCTTCAAG GTGCTGTGTACCCTGGCCGAGGCGTGTGGCGACTTCCTGCGGCGGCGCTTCTCCACAGACGTCCTGCCCAAGCTGGCAAGTTCCCTTGAGAGCCAGGCGCCGGTCAGCGCCCGAGCCGGGCCCGTGTACAGCCACACGCTGGCCTTCAAGCTGCAGCTGGCcgtgctgcagggcctgggggctctGTGTGAGACGCTGGACTTGG gcGAGAGCGACCTGACCCGCGCGGCAGACGCCTGCCTGCTGTACCTCAGTGCCAGACAGCCCGCGCCATTGCAAGAGGCCGCCCGGAG